One genomic window of Pseudoxanthomonas sp. includes the following:
- a CDS encoding SDR family NAD(P)-dependent oxidoreductase — MQLTDTRAVITGGVSGLGFATAQRIVAGGGKVTLLDVNDAKGDAAIAALGSANARYVRTDVTDETVVAAAIAAAREFMGTVNVAVNCAGILGAGRVLGKDGPMALDTFRTTVLVNLVGSFNVAKAAANVMQHNDAGDDGERGVIINTASVAAYEGQIGQAAYAASKGGVVGMTLPMARELARFGVRVMTIAPGIFWTPMVDGMPEAVQQSLSASIPFPSRLGQPDEYADTVAFILASRYLNGETIRLDGAVRLAPK, encoded by the coding sequence ATGCAGTTGACCGACACCCGCGCCGTGATCACCGGCGGCGTCTCCGGGCTGGGATTTGCCACCGCGCAGCGCATCGTCGCCGGCGGCGGCAAGGTCACTCTGCTGGACGTCAATGACGCCAAGGGCGATGCCGCCATCGCCGCGCTCGGCAGTGCCAACGCGCGCTATGTGCGTACCGATGTCACCGACGAAACCGTGGTCGCCGCGGCCATCGCCGCCGCGCGCGAATTCATGGGCACGGTCAACGTGGCAGTGAACTGCGCCGGCATCCTCGGCGCTGGCCGCGTGCTGGGCAAGGACGGCCCGATGGCGCTGGATACCTTCCGCACCACGGTGCTGGTCAACCTGGTTGGCAGTTTCAACGTGGCCAAGGCCGCGGCCAACGTGATGCAGCACAACGACGCCGGCGATGACGGCGAGCGCGGCGTGATCATCAACACCGCCAGCGTGGCCGCCTATGAAGGCCAGATCGGCCAGGCTGCCTACGCGGCGTCCAAGGGCGGCGTGGTCGGCATGACCTTGCCGATGGCGCGTGAACTGGCCCGCTTCGGGGTGCGGGTGATGACCATCGCGCCCGGCATCTTCTGGACACCGATGGTCGATGGCATGCCCGAAGCGGTGCAGCAGTCGCTGTCGGCTTCGATCCCCTTCCCTTCGCGCCTGGGCCAGCCGGACGAATACGCCGACACGGTCGCTTTCATCCTGGCCTCGCGCTATCTCAACGGCGAGACCATCCGCCTGGATGGCGCGGTGCGGCTGGCGCCCAAGTAA
- a CDS encoding FeoA domain-containing protein — MMLSELPRRTQAFVETVEDHGPNDAIARRLRELGFVSGEQVEVVARGPIGADPILVQVGFTRFALRRTEAARVRLRNGDAT; from the coding sequence GTGATGTTGTCCGAACTGCCCAGGCGCACCCAGGCCTTTGTCGAAACAGTCGAAGACCACGGCCCCAATGACGCCATCGCCCGTCGTCTGCGCGAACTGGGCTTCGTGTCCGGCGAGCAGGTCGAAGTGGTCGCCCGCGGACCGATCGGCGCCGATCCGATCCTGGTCCAGGTCGGTTTCACCAGGTTCGCGCTGCGCCGGACCGAGGCCGCCCGCGTGCGCCTGCGCAACGGGGATGCGACTTGA
- a CDS encoding GNAT family N-acetyltransferase, with product MSLAFQIRPIRADDNAAMAAIIRSVMPEFGAGGAGFAINDPEVDWLSRAYAQPCSAYFVVERDGVVLGGGGVAPLEGGDGTICELRKMYFLPAARGLGAGAAMMRACLAAARGFGFAQCYIETLDGMDAAMRLYEKTGFVRLDAPLGATGHGGCDRWYLLQL from the coding sequence ATGTCCCTGGCCTTCCAGATCCGCCCCATCCGCGCCGATGACAATGCCGCCATGGCCGCGATCATCCGCAGCGTGATGCCCGAGTTCGGCGCCGGCGGCGCGGGCTTCGCCATCAACGACCCGGAAGTGGACTGGCTCAGCCGCGCCTACGCACAGCCATGCAGTGCCTACTTCGTGGTCGAACGTGATGGCGTGGTGCTGGGCGGCGGCGGCGTGGCCCCGCTGGAAGGCGGCGATGGCACGATCTGCGAACTACGCAAGATGTATTTCCTGCCCGCCGCGCGCGGCCTGGGTGCCGGCGCGGCGATGATGCGCGCCTGCCTGGCCGCTGCGCGTGGCTTCGGCTTTGCCCAGTGCTACATCGAAACCCTCGACGGCATGGACGCAGCGATGCGCCTGTACGAGAAGACCGGCTTCGTCCGCCTGGACGCGCCACTGGGCGCCACCGGACATGGCGGCTGCGACCGCTGGTACCTGCTGCAGCTCTAG
- the yeiP gene encoding elongation factor P-like protein YeiP: MKAGEIKKGNVVEYNNGVYQIRDIERSSPQGRGGNVRFRFIMYSVPGGNKLDASFDADDNLPEVELLRRQATFSYMDGEAFVFLDDEDYTPYTLDAAVIGDDAGYITEGLSGLYVQVIDEQPVAVQLPQHVTLEVVETPPELKGGTATKRPKPAKLNTGIEIMVPEYIVNGERILINTTTGEFGGRAD; encoded by the coding sequence ATGAAGGCTGGCGAAATCAAGAAAGGCAACGTCGTCGAGTACAACAACGGCGTCTACCAGATCCGCGACATCGAACGCTCGTCCCCGCAGGGTCGCGGCGGCAACGTGCGCTTCCGTTTCATCATGTACAGCGTGCCGGGCGGCAACAAGCTCGATGCCAGCTTCGATGCCGACGACAACCTGCCGGAAGTCGAACTGCTGCGCCGCCAGGCCACGTTTTCGTACATGGATGGCGAAGCATTCGTGTTCCTGGATGACGAGGACTACACCCCGTACACGCTGGACGCAGCGGTGATCGGCGATGACGCCGGCTACATCACCGAAGGCCTGAGCGGCCTCTATGTGCAGGTCATCGACGAGCAGCCGGTGGCCGTGCAGCTGCCCCAGCATGTGACCCTGGAAGTGGTCGAGACCCCGCCGGAACTCAAGGGCGGTACCGCCACCAAGCGGCCGAAGCCGGCCAAGCTCAACACCGGCATCGAGATCATGGTCCCGGAGTACATCGTCAACGGTGAGCGCATCCTGATCAACACCACCACCGGCGAGTTCGGCGGTCGCGCGGACTGA